From Triticum aestivum cultivar Chinese Spring chromosome 4A, IWGSC CS RefSeq v2.1, whole genome shotgun sequence, a single genomic window includes:
- the LOC123085933 gene encoding CLK4-associating serine/arginine rich protein encodes MWHEARRSERKVHDLMDGARRRAQRRYAYLARRRGDPHQSLEVSGARCRVHRDDSLYQATEDQQGLIQWNGKQDILIDRFDGRALLDFIRDSSFQSFQTQEKSEEEEELEDFVNFERYRDLIKHRHRGFSDEVDLQHVAQELEAKAILPFSFEKSQSSQAPVSKGAYSQVGYSYKGDGNEHSDDLPSDDEDEEEGEEDAKDFSSDDSSDEQMENLAKEFGIKRYNWLVYMDKKVKEEEKRQKEIIKGDPSIKKLSRRDRRKASQSEREREREAVRSVGRVSYRDPYREQRRSPSYEAYSRGRRSRSRSRSHSPSSRRHTRGTHAESNYRRKAKTPRVEYITEFGGSEDASDLKVTGISPPLSPIRTDIPNRSSGVHILEALHSDPASSLSMEQEKSAKILKPPASTLSALAKLKGASGGFGKTPQAEKKETPQERLKRIMSKQLNKQIRKDTAAETAKKREQERQRQEKLAEVGRYRLRSRSRSLSRSPPRKRHYSRSHSRSQSPRRNHSLSLSRSRSPSHSPRYRSRSRH; translated from the exons GCGGCGGTCGGAGAGGAAGGTCCACGACCTCATGGACGGTGCGCGGCGCCGGGCCCAGCGGCGCTACGCCTACCTCGCCCGCCGACGCGGCGATCCGCACCAGTCCCTCGAGGTTTCCGGTGCCCGGTGCCGCGTCCACCGCGACGACTCACTATATCAGGCCACGGAGGACCAGCAGGGATT GATACAATGGAACGGGAAACAAGATATTCTGATTGACAG ATTTGATGGCCGTGCACTACTTGACTTCATCCGTGACTCTAGCTTTCAGTCTTTTCAAACTCAGGAAAAAtctgaagaagaggaggagctAGAGGATTTTGTTAATTTTGAACGTTACCGGGACTTGATTAAGCATCGTCATAGAGGAT TTTCTGATGAGGTGGATTTACAACATGTTGCGCAAGAGTTGGAAGCAAAAGCTATTCTTCCTTTTAGCTTTGAGAA ATCTCAATCATCACAGGCTCCAGTTAGCAAAGGTGCTTATTCGCAGGTTGGATACTCATATAAAGGGGATGGAAATGAACATTCTGATGATCTGCCCagtgatgatgaagatgaagaggaaggagaagaggatgCCAAGGACTTCAGTAGTGATGATAGCAGTGATGAGCAAATGGAAAACTTAGCAAAGGAATTTGgcataaaaagatataactggcTTGTTTACATGGACAAAAAGGTCAAAGAAGAGGAGAAGCGGCAGAAAGAAATTATTAAAGGCGACCCATCCATT AAAAAATTGAGTCGGAGAGATAGAAGGAAGGCTTCTCAATCTGAGAGGGAGCGAGAGAGGGAGGCAGTACGTTCTGTTGGAAGGGTATCTTATCGTGACCCTTATAG GGAACAAAGGAGAAGCCCATCATATGAAGCATATTCAAGAGGCAGAAG ATCAAGGTCGCGGTCAAGATCTCATTCACCTTCATCCAGACGTCATACCCGTGGTACACATGCTGAAAGTAATTACCGAAGAAAGGCTAAGACTCCAAGAGTTGAATACATCACTGAATTTGGAGGTTCAGAAGACGCCAGTGATCTGAAAGTTACAGGGATCTCTCCGCCTTTGTCTCCAATACGAACTGACATACCTAACCG GTCATCAGGTGTCCATATTCTGGAGGCACTTCACAGTGATCCTGCATCTTCTTTATCCATGGAACAGGAAAAAAGTGCTAAAATTTTGAAACCACCTGCCAG CACATTATCAGCACTAGCGAAACTAAAGGGTGCTTCTGGAGGATTTGGTAAAACTCCCCAGGCTGAAAAGAAAGAAACACCACAGGAACGCCTTAAAAGGATAATGAGCAAACAGCTTAACAAACAAA TTCGTAAAGATACTGCTGCTGAGACCGCAAAGAAACGAGAACAGGAACGGCAAAGGCAGGAAAAACTTGCAGAAGTAGGTCGATACAGGCTCCGTAGCAGGAGTAGAAGTCTTAGCCGTTCTCCACCAAG AAAGCGGCATTATAGCAGAAGCCATAGTAGGAGCCAGAGCCCAAGAAGAAACCATTCACTTTCACTGTCTCGTTCAAGGTCACCCTCTCACTCTCCAAG gtACAGAAG